One window from the genome of Yarrowia lipolytica chromosome 1B, complete sequence encodes:
- a CDS encoding uncharacterized protein (Compare to YALI0B04840g, similar to uniprot|Q12003 Saccharomyces cerevisiae YPL236c) — protein MVPIDPLHRPPGTILIGPTHRSASKPNIPKPRNLKLHSTLSTNITTCHLQSRHNMTSYIKDCFYSLSTCISCFPSPQLRINNRSFKIRKLLGEGGFAFVYLVETRGQELFALKKIRCPFGPESVQTAMREVDAYKTFDSPYIIKYVDSSVEQEADGSKSVYILLPYLKNGNLQDAINDHVMNGTHFSEEELMALVVEICHAIKTLHQHRIGGDVSTTTTVPQSSYRLGDDEEQGLVAADELNNSANATPLSELVPYAHRDIKPANIMLSDNGRPILMDLGSCSRARIDVSSRQKALELQDMAAEQCSMPYRAPELFDVKTGANIDERVDVWSLGCTIYTLMYFTSPFEHQTNETGASLNLAIMNGHFTMPASPEYSDQLKGLVKKCLIVDPQERPFIDDVLKAASEEYREV, from the coding sequence ATGGTCCCCATCGATCCACTCCATCGGCCCCCTGGCACCATTCTTATCGGTCCCACCCATCGTTCGGCATCCAAGCCAAATATCCCTAAGCCGCGCAACCTTAAATTACACTCCACTTTATCGaccaacatcaccacttgTCATCTTCAATCTCGCCACAACATGACTAGTTACATCAAAGACTGCTTCTACTCGCTATCTACTTGCATAAGCTGCTTCCCGTCGCCGCAGCTGCGCATCAACAACCGGTCGTTCAAAATCCGAAAGCTTTTGGGCGAGGGAGGCTTTGCTTTCGTGTACCTGGTGGAAACACGTGGTCAGGAGTTGTTTGCTCTCAAAAAGATCCGATGCCCGTTCGGACCCGAGTCCGTTCAGACGGCGATGCGCGAGGTGGACGCTTACAAGACTTTTGACAGCCCTTACATCATCAAGTACGTGGACAGCAGCGTGGAACAGGAGGCTGACGGAAGCAAATCGGTGTACATCCTGCTACCCTACCTCAAAAACGGCAACCTGCAGGACGCAATCAACGACCATGTGATGAACGGTACCCATTTttccgaggaggaactAATGGCcctggtggtggagatttGCCATGCTATCAAGACTCTCCATCAACACAGAATTGGAGGAGACGTGTCGACAACTACCACTGTGCCCCAGTCATCGTACAGATTGGGAGACGATGAGGAGCAAGGTCTGGTGGCTGCTGATGAACTCAACAACAGCGCCAATGCCACCCCTCTGTCTGAACTTGTCCCCTATGCACACAGAGACATCAAGCCCGCAAACATCATGCTCAGTGACAATGGACGGCCCATTTTGATGGATTTGGGTTCTTGTTCGCGTGCTCGAATTGACGTTTCCTCTCGGCAAAAAGCGCTCGAACTGCAGGACATGGCTGCCGAGCAGTGTTCCATGCCGTATCGAGCTCCGGAGCTCTTTGACGTCAAGACTGGTGCAAACATTGACGAGCGAGTTGATGTTTGGTCGCTAGGCTGCACTATCTACACTCTCATGTACTTCACTTCGCCATTTGAGCATCAGACTAACGAGACTGGAGCTTCTCTCAACCTGGCTATCATGAACGGACATTTCACCATGCCTGCTTCGCCAGAGTACTCGGACCAGCTCAAGGGTTTGGTCAAGAAGTGTCTGATTGTCGATCCTCAGGAGCGACCTTTCATTGACGATGTACTGAAGGCCGCAAGTGAGGAATATCGGGAGGTTTAA
- a CDS encoding uncharacterized protein (Compare to YALI0B04950g, similar to Saccharomyces cerevisiae YGR273C and YMR295C; ancestral locus Anc_5.29, weakly similar to uniprot|Q03559 Saccharomyces cerevisiae YMR295C Hypothetical 22.2 kDa protein in JNM1- LCB1 intergenic region), producing MVSLPFRRASKAEANSSAPAPYYKYDRGEDAEQEQNQDPNAPPSPNNRRQSKAQDVSDPILSAIHDAQPFEQSYNHQGVHQSLSPDMQLRDTFGAPISDPDRSNPTRPRNERPLDTIRTFEYLTTGDERVREEMETGSLGFVPRQGFTVPQFDTNPYAPQEGSSNGPEGGNVISFAGNGESAEFNYIRDPPPVTKEKKKRGLFGRKKKEKPITVGQLEE from the coding sequence ATGGTTTCTCTTCCGTTCCGACGAGCAtccaaggccgaggccaaCTCGTCCGCGCCCGCTccctactacaagtacgaccgaggagaagatgccgagcaggagcagaacCAGGACCCCAATGCTCCTCCCTCGCCCAACAACAGACGTCAGAGCAAAGCGCAGGATGTCAGTGACCCCATTCTGTCTGCGATTCACGACGCCCAGCCGTTCGAGCAGTCGTACAACCATCAAGGCGTCCACCAGAGTCTGTCGCCAGACATGCAGCTCCGAGATACTTTTGGAGCTCCCATCAGTGACCCCGACCGGTCCAACCCTACCCGTCCTCGAAACGAGCGACCTCTTGACACAATCCGAACGTTTGAGTACCTGACGACCGGAGACGAAAGAGTGCgagaggagatggagacggGATCTCTGGGCTTTGTGCCCCGACAGGGCTTCACCGTGCCCCAATTTGACACAAACCCCTACGCCCCCCAGGAAGGCTCAAGCAATGGCCCCGAGGGTGGAAACGTCATTTCTTTTGCTGGCAACGGCGAGAGCGCAGAATTCAACTACATCCGAGACCCTCCTCCCgtgaccaaggagaagaagaagcgaggTCTGTTTGgccgaaagaagaaggagaagcccatTACCGTCGGACAGTTGGAGGAGTAG
- a CDS encoding uncharacterized protein (Compare to YALI0B04884g, similar to uniprot|Q873I9 Neurospora crassa B9B11. 100 Related to pirin): MTSRKIAQRFVAQERPEGVGATVRRAIGVRKARNFSPFVLLDHFNVPKTAGFPDHPHRGQETITYILKGKMAHEDFTGAQGALLPGDLQFMTAGRGVMHAEMPQEDNTQGIQLWVDLPEKLKDVEPRYRDLKAKDIPVGKRDDGVLVKVISGRALGVDSVKDLAYTPVWYLDYYTNRSLYGGNKIVQDIPQGFNALLYVLKGTAEVQGEKVDTNEVVFFEPEGENVEFTPSTESDSQIIVVAGQILDQDIVQRGPFVSVNDRDSYQAILDFKEGKNGFERAVGWSSEIGKPMTEPEKILPETGPAQKYELGLPLVLVAGLFVFFIWRLVKREKQKQT, translated from the exons ATGACGTCACGAAAAATTGCACAACGTTTCGTTGCCCAGGAACGGCCTGAGGGAGTGGGAGCCACTGTTCGACGGGCTATTGGAGTTCGAAAGGCCCGCAACTTCTCTCCCTTTGTTCTGTTAGACCATTTCAACGTCCCCAAGACGGCGGGGTTTCCCGACCATCCTCATCGAGGTCAGGAAACCATCACGtacattctcaagggcaaAATGGCCCATGAGGACTTTACTGGCGCCCAGGGAGCCCTGTTGCCTGGAGACCTGCAGTTCATGACGGCGGGAAGAGGAGTAATGCATGCTGAGATGCCACAGGAAGATAACACCCAGGGCATCCAGTTGTGGGTGGATCTCCCTGAGAAActcaaggacgtggagcCTCGATACCGAGACCTCAAGGCCAAAGATATTCCTGTTGGCAAACGAGACGATGGAGTTCTGGTCAAGGTGATCAGTGGAAGGGCTCTGGGAGTCGATTCTGTCAAGGACCTGGCATACACCCCCGTCTGGTACCTCGACTATTACACAAACAGGTCGCTCTATGGAGGCAACAAAATTGTGCAGGACATTCCCCAAGGCTTCAATGCACTGTTGTACGTGCTGAAGGGGACCGCCGAGGTCCAGGGGGAGAAGGTTGATACCAACGAGGTTGTCTTTTTCGAGCCTGAAGGAGAAAACGTGGAATTCACTCCCTCTACCGAATCTGATTCGCAGATTATCGTTGTCGCGGGTCAGATTCTGGACCAGGATATTGTCCAGAGAGGTCCTTTCGTGTCTGTGAACGATCGAGACTCGTATCAGGCCATACTGGACTTTAAAGAAGGCAAGAACGGATTCGAGAGAGCTGTTGGCTGGTCCAGTGAGATTGGAAAGCCCATGACTGAGCCCGAAAAGAT TCTTCCTGAAACGGGACCCGCCCAGAAATACGAACTTGGATTGCCTCTTGTGCTAGTCGCTGGACTCTTTGTCTTCTTTATCTGGAGGCTGGTCAAGCGcgagaagcagaagcagaccTAG
- a CDS encoding uncharacterized protein (Compare to YALI0B04796g, similar to Saccharomyces cerevisiae MTH1 (YDR277C) and STD1 (YOR047C); ancestral locus Anc_5.644, some similarities with uniprot|P35198 Saccharomyces cerevisiae YDR277c MTH1 protein) → MTPLRSSLPSLSHVDTSTITTSTTMLATAQTTIHTFPEFQPHFRTSIKHISLQDALPRDFSDMYAPEVVNDPSVLLASGRPIFTQRELIDWTKNDIRSLLIVCTKPDHGLLPISTPGFRYMYLPLDSTDEEIIATLVQSDLYREHGFDPSFLRQTAQYTVEAARMRADNAKVLTKPQWRNIIENYLLNLGCEAQCRADFKRACHMAKQPKSKLARAPSLEPIDEHKSLSSSLLRQALLNTSPELKAASLKKRKLNKSEKQQIWVKVQTELYSRLGLNWAADDFN, encoded by the exons ATGACACCTCTTCGCTCTTCTCTCCCTTCTCTTTCACACGTTGACA CTTCCACCATAACCACATCTACAACCATGCTAGCTACAGCACAAACCACCATCCACACGTTTCCAGAGTTCCAACCGCACTTTCGAACGTCGATTAAACACATTTCGCTGCAAGATGCCCTCCCCCGAGACTTCTCCGACATGTACGCGCCCGAGGTGGTCAACGACCCCTCGGTGCTGCTGGCGTCGGGACGACCCATCTTCACACAGCGAGAGCTCATTGACTGGACGAAAAACGACATCCGATCGCTGCTGATTGTCTGCACCAAGCCCGACCACGGCCTGCtccccatctccaccccCGGCTTCCGATACATGTACCTGCCTCTGGACTcgaccgacgaggagattaTCGCCACTCTGGTGCAGTCGGACCTGTACCGAGAACACGGCTTCGACCCGTCCTTCCTGCGACAGACGGCCCAGTACACCGTGGAGGCCGCACGGATGCGAGCCGACAACGCCAAGGTGCTCACCAAGCCCCAATGGAGAAACATCATCGAGAACTACCTGCTCAACCTCGGCTGCGAGGCCCAGTGCCGAGCCGACTTCAAGCGTGCCTGCCATATGGCCAAGCAGCCCAAGTCCAAGCTGGCTCGGGCCCCTTCTCTGGAGCCCATTGACGAGCACAAGTCTCTATCTTCGTCGTTGCTTCGACAGGCTCTGCTCAACACTTCTCCTGAACTCAAGGCTGCAtctctcaagaagcgaaagctCAACAAGTCGGAAAAGCAGCAGATCTGGGTCAAGGTCCAGACCGAGCTGTATTCGCGGCTGGGTCTCAACTGGGCCGCTGACGACTTCAACTGA
- a CDS encoding uncharacterized protein (Compare to YALI0B04928g, similar to Saccharomyces cerevisiae ISU2 (YOR226C) and ISU1 (YPL135W); ancestral locus Anc_8.647, similar to uniprot|Q03020 Saccharomyces cerevisiae YPL135w ISU1 strong similarity to nitrogen fixation protein) yields the protein MMFNRITRSAGLLARARPTTTAVMSPMTPLAISRRGYHEKVLDHYNNPRNVGSMNKNDEDVGTGLVGAPACGDVMKLQIRVDDNGVIQDVKFKTFGCGSAIASSSYVTELVRGKSLAEAGKIKNTVIAKELSLPPVKLHCSMLAEDAIKSAISDYNSKRKTKNPTLGAEAAETPAAATATA from the coding sequence ATGATGTTCAACAGAATTACCCGATCTGCCGGTCTGCTCGCTCGAGCCCgacccaccaccaccgccgTCATGTCTCCCATGACCCCTCTTGCCATCTCTCGACGAGGCTACCACGAGAAGGTGCTGGACCACTACAACAACCCCCGAAACGTGGGATCCATGAACAAGAATGACGAGGACGTCGGAACTGGTCTGGTTGGAGCCCCCGCCTGTGGCGATGTCATGAAGCTGCAGATTCGAGTGGACGACAACGGAGTCATCCAGGacgtcaagttcaagacCTTTGGCTGTGGCAGTGCCATTGCCTCCTCTTCCTACGTGACTGAGCTTGTTCGAGGCAAGTCTCTGGCTGAGGCTGGCAAGATCAAGAACACCGTcattgccaaggagctgtctcTTCCCCCCGTCAAACTGCATTGCTCCATGCTGGCTGAGGACGCCATCAAGTCTGCCATCAGCGATTACAACAGCAAGCGAAAGACCAAGAACCCCACTCTTGGTGCCGAGGCTGCAGAGACTCCTGCTGCCGCCACTGCCACTGCCTAA
- a CDS encoding uncharacterized protein (Compare to YALI0B04906g, similar to uniprot|Q96UC6 Neurospora crassa Conserved hypothetical protein), with product MATATTGFFQDRPTLLNQYDGNSALKKVAEFYLSHKTLAAVLPELRELGDYVISKEIFEWQEDAETNIPRVEHQGTFGHPKNRLIVSQGWKLLKAKAFAAGIISDSYERKYAEESRVVAFLKNWLFSASSATVLCPFAMTDGTARVLEVFAKDDERLQEWYNHLVSSDPTQAWTSGQWMTERPGGSDVRNTETVATSSYRKEEGAESRPNASANNQIENNATSDIVTVGTGPKDYTVNGFKWFSSATDSECSILLAKREGETGLSCFIGKLTPETVIINRLKKKFGTIALPTAELELRNHPVILLGQANNGVPVIATVLNITRLYSSTSALSCYGRSLHIAKQYALVRSVFGKKLSATPAHLKTLAHEQVQLTGLMFLLFEGISLLGQSEVTGLSPHREAVLRVLPGIAKAYCCKKATIGCSECMEALGGAGYLEHEIDINIARLYRESQVNVIWEGTTNVLSDDVARVMKGKRGPLMIGAFEKYIAEVSSDQSVLDEFAAWKKWVEGMDLEATRADARNVTYKLAHVIVRALLLRNAVKTGDRVDVEIAERWKNADLSGDAEYDSEILYGQKTAKL from the coding sequence atGGCTACAGCTACCACTGGCTTCTTCCAGGACCGACCCACGCTGCTCAACCAGTACGACGGCAACtctgctctcaagaaggtggCCGAGTTCTACCTGTCCCACAAGACccttgctgctgttcttCCCGAGCTGCGCGAGCTGGGAGACTATGTTATTTCCAAAGAGATTTTCGAATGGCAGGAGGACGCAGAGACAAACATTCCTCGAGTCGAGCATCAGGGAACCTTTGGCCACCCCAAGAACCGGCTCATTGTGTCTCAGGGATGgaagctgctcaaggccaaggcgTTCGCTGCAGGTATTATCAGCGACTCATATGAGAGAAAGTACGCCGAGGAGAGTCGAGTCGTGGCCTTCCTCAAGAATTGGCTTTTCTCCGCCTCCTCCGCCACCGTTCTGTGTCCCTTTGCCATGACCGACGGAACTGCTCGAGTGTTGGAGGTATTTGCCAAGGACGATGAGCGACTGCAAGAGTGGTACAACCACCTGGTTTCTTCCGATCCCACTCAGGCATGGACAAGTGGCCAGTGGATGACCGAAAGACCCGGAGGAAGTGATGTTCGCAACACAGAGACTGTTGCCACCAGCTCCTACCGAAAAGAGGAGGGGGCTGAGAGCCGACCCAATGCCTCTGCCAACAACCAGATTGAAAACAACGCCACTTCGGACATTGTCACCGTCGGCACCGGCCCCAAAGACTATACCGTCAACGGCTTCAAGTGGTTCTCCTCCGCAACCGACTCCGAATGCTCCATTCTGCTGGCTAAGCGAGAGGGAGAAACTGGTCTTTCTTGCTTTATCGGCAAGCTCACCCCCGAGACGGTCATCATCAACcgtctcaagaagaagtttGGAACTATCGCTCTGCCCACTGCTGAGCTAGAGCTTCGGAACCATCCTGTCATTCTGCTTGGTCAGGCGAACAATGGAGTGCCAGTGATTGCCACTGTCCTCAACATTACTCGGCTCTACTCGTCCACCTCGGCTCTTTCTTGCTACGGACGTTCTCTCCACATTGCCAAGCAGTACGCCCTCGTTCGATCGGTGTTTGGCAAGAAGCTTTCGGCCACTCCCGCCCATCTGAAGACCCTGGCTCACGAGCAGGTCCAACTGACCGGCCTCATGTTCCTGCTGTTTGAGGGCATTTCTCTGCTCGGCCAGTCAGAGGTTACTGGTCTTTCTCCTCATCGAGAGGCCGTTCTGCGAGTTCTGCCGGGTATCGCTAAGGCTTACTGCTGTAAGAAGGCCACCATTGGCTGTTCCGAATGCATGGAGGCTCTGGGAGGTGCCGGATACCTCGAGCACGAGATTGACATCAACATTGCTCGACTCTACAGAGAGTCCCAAGTCAATGTCATCTGGGAGGGTACTACCAACGTTCTCAGTGACGACGTGGCTCGAGTGATGAAGGGCAAGCGAGGACCTCTGATGATTGGCGCTTTTGAAAAGTACATTGCAGAGGTGTCTTCTGACCAGTCCGttctggacgagtttgCTGCCTGGAAGAAGTGGGTCGAGGGCATGGACCTGGAAGCCACTCGAGCCGATGCTCGAAACGTGACCTACAAGCTCGCCCACGTCATTGTGCGGGCTCTGCTCCTTCGAAACGCCGTCAAGACCGGTGATCGGGTTGACGTTGAGATTGCTGAGCGATGGAAGAACGCCGACCTTTCAGGAGACGCCGAGTACGACTCGGAGATTCTGTATGGACAGAAGACTGCCAAGTTGTAG
- a CDS encoding uncharacterized protein (Compare to YALI0B04851g, similar to Saccharomyces cerevisiae RPB10 (YOR210W); ancestral locus Anc_8.627,gnl|GLV|YALI0B04851g [Yarrowia lipolytica] similar to uniprot|P22139 Saccharomyces cerevisiae YOR210w RPBX_YEAST DNA-directed RNA polymerases I/II/III subunit 10 (8.3 kDa polypeptide) (ABC10- beta)), translating to MHGHVDGKLDFEYRNFTPPNPIDTTTLHTDQTHTMIIPVRCFSCGKVVGDKWETYLTYLQDDMSEGDALDKLELKRYCCRRMILTHVDLIEKFLRYNTLEKKGDV from the exons ATGCACGGTCATGTAGATGGAAAATTAGATTTCGAATATAGAAATTTTACACCACCCAACCCCATCGACACAACAACACTTCACACAGACCAAACCCATACAATGATTATTCCGGTGCGATGTTTCTCTTGCGGCAAGGTGGTCGGTGACAAGTGGGAGACCTACCTGACCTACCTCCAGGACGACATGAGCGAGGGAGATGCTCTGGATAAGCTGGAGCTCAAGCGATACTGTTGTCGACGAATGATT ctcACTCATGTGGATCTTATTGAAAAGTTCCTCCGATACAACaccctcgagaagaagggcgacGTCTAA
- a CDS encoding uncharacterized protein (Compare to YALI0B04862g, similar to Saccharomyces cerevisiae NAN1 (YPL126W); ancestral locus Anc_8.626, weakly similar to uniprot|Q02931 Saccharomyces cerevisiae YPL126w NAN1 weak similarity to fruit fly TFIID subunit p85) has protein sequence MTVHIQTIFFSGCILRNFFFVLWFRTERYTSRNMSLEYQISPPMGGILPNVKPIFSADKKHLFVLFAHELRVYLFSTQRVVARCRLDTKNATDMFLEEKRNRVWVASRTGSLVCINWKSQSIAASVTVPAVLERVYGIKANEEANKITMLGLTSTKFWKKTTDTPKTKTKKNQTKKGDGAQNADLPTLDADGQVILHTGAKNDYHYNVADWGDDYIMSNHVFVADITVDDNKEVSHSFTKLTSTVNEATHSALSLKGEYLALYQLKASSVKLLQFSKPWLELDVHEPLEIETEGNVKKLANGSSIAVSDSGLVAMGFNSGTIEMFYDIFGSPDAELDETPTTKKKRKSKGTRYVRRALRWHGDAVLTLAFSLDDNYLLSGGKERVLVFWQLDSNNTQFLPRLPGPITTITVDPTGELYALNLEGKELIVLSALDLLTRLQVCGSNIGYANTLGYPIKEAKKAARVKGKKMYQPSNFSCMAKIHPTKPNHLYVFTGVRAQIQIYDIAENQEVAKFQVAPAVQLGKVRGELKNKDAEVTFLEFSDDGQWMVTVDEQTNPKLDFLMSSDDVVCTLRFWKWSNKVTSKPGSAEMQGSWQLTTKVVNPHNARVLSLLAHTHNGEPTFNTLCKNGALRVWKHSVSSSHTGSKVSWHVRNMISASPADLPSGSMAYSEDGSVLTVGVGEQLTVYRASNLSFVTELPNFIGSRIRDIYVMRQNLICFSMQRLAVFDLVQSRVMWSVEIWLPLNGHRYVAFDAPRNRFAFAVNVFDTNHTCSARIMFMSPKSPGPLFVQTLEVAASSLEFLPNGDLVVVDTNSNIHVLKETTSEESEESSATKEITQFTLPEYRETRTVHIGDNRDEILIDSHQAALSIESFDNVFDGADSMESMFEKLAIVVAGNE, from the coding sequence ATGACCGTGCATATCCAGacaatttttttcagtGGGTGTATTCTACgaaactttttttttgttctctGGTTCCGCACAGAACGCTACACATCACGAAACATGAGCCTGGAATACCAGATCAGCCCCCCGATGGGCGGCATTTTGCCCAACGTGAAGCCGATTTTCTCGGCCGACAAGAAACACCTGTTTGTGCTCTTTGCCCACGAGCTCAGAGTGTATCTGTTTTCCACCCAGCGAGTGGTGGCCCGGTGCCGACTCGATACCAAGAACGCCACAGACAtgtttctggaggagaaacGCAACCGAGTCTGGGTTGCGTCGCGGACTGGATCGCTGGTGTGCATCAACTGGAAGTCGCAGAGCATTGCTGCGTCCGTGACGGTGCCTGCTGTGCTGGAGCGAGTCTACGGcatcaaggccaacgaggaggccaacaaAATCACCATGCTCGGCCTTACATCCACCAAGTtctggaagaagaccacTGACACacccaagaccaagaccaagaagaaccagaccaagaagggcgaTGGTGCCCAAAATGCAGACCTTCCCACCCTGGACGCCGACGGACAGGTGATCCTGCACACTGGCGCCAAAAACGACTACCATTACAACGTTGCCGACTGGGGAGACGACTATATCATGTCCAACCACGTGTTCGTGGCCGATATCACTGTCgacgacaacaaggaggtgtCTCACTCCTTCACCAAACTCACATCCACCGTCAACGAGGCCACCCACTCAGCCCTGTCGCTCAAGGGAGAGTATCTGGCTCTGTACCAGCTCAAGGCCTCTTCTgtcaagctgctgcagttTTCCAAGCCGTGGCTGGAGCTGGACGTTCACGAGCCtctggagattgagacTGAGGGCAACGTGAAGAAGCTTGCCAATGGATCTTCCATTGCCGTGTCCGATTCCGGTCTTGTGGCCATGGGCTTCAACTCCGGCACCATTGAGATGTTCTACGACATTTTTGGATCGCCTGATGCCGAGCTGGATGAGactcccaccaccaagaagaagcgaaagaGCAAGGGTACCAGATACGTCCGACGAGCTCTGCGATGGCATGGAGACGCAGTGCTCACTCTGGCCTTCTCGCTGGACGACAACTATCTGCTTTCTGGAGGTAAAGAGCGAGTGCTGGTGTTCTGGCAGCTGGATTCCAACAACACACAGTTCCTTCCTCGTCTTCCCGGACCCATCACAACCATTACAGTTGACCCTACCGGAGAGCTCTATGCTCTGAACCTGGAGGGCAAGGAGCTCATTGTCCTGAGTGCGCTGGATCTGCTGACCCGTCTGCAGGTGTGTGGCTCCAACATTGGCTACGCCAACACCCTGGGCTACcccatcaaggaggccaagaaggctgccCGAGTCAAGGGCAAAAAGATGTACCAGCCTTCCAACTTCTCCTGCATGGCCAAGATCCACCCCACTAAGCCCAACCATCTCTACGTTTTCACCGGTGTGCGAGCACAGATCCAGATCTACGACATTGCCGAGAACCAGGAGGTTGCAAAGTTCCAGGTGGCCCCTGCGGTGCAACTCGGTAAGGTACGGGGCGAGTTGAAGAACAAGGATGCCGAGGTGACCTTCCTGGAGTTCTCCGACGATGGACAATGGATGGTGACGGTCGACGAACAAACCAACCCCAAGCTGGACTTCCTCATGAGCTCCGACGACGTGGTCTGTACCCTGCGGTTCTGGAAGTGGAGCAACAAGGTGACATCCAAGCCCGGATCCGCGGAGATGCAGGGCTCGTGGCAgctcaccaccaaggtcgTCAACCCTCACAATGCCCGAGTTCTGTCTCTGCTAGCACACACCCACAACGGCGAGCCCACATTCAACACACTGTGCAAGAATGGCGCTCTTCGAGTGTGGAAGCACTCTGTTTCATCCTCTCACACTGGCTCCAAGGTCTCATGGCACGTTCGAAACATGAtctctgcttctcctgccGACCTGCCTTCCGGATCTATGGCCTACTCGGAGGACGGTTCTGTTCTAACCGTCGGTGTTGGTGAGCAGTTGACTGTCTACCGAGCGTCTAACCTGTCATTCGTCACCGAACTGCCCAACTTTATCGGATCCCGAATCCGAGACATCTACGTCATGCGGCAGAACCTCATCTGCTTCTCCATGCAGCGTCTGGCAGTGTTTGATCTCGTCCAGTCGCGAGTCATGTGGTCTGTGGAGATCTGGCTGCCCCTCAATGGACACAGATACGTGGCATTTGACGCTCCCCGAAACCGATTCGCCTTTGCTGTCAACGTGTTCGACACAAACCATACCTGCAGCGCACGAATCATGTTCATGAGCCCCAAGTCGCCCGGACCTCTGTTTGTACAGACCCTGGAGGTGGCAGCGTCTTCTCTGGAGTTCCTGCCCAACGGAGACCTGGTCGTTGTTGATACTAACAGTAACATCCatgtgctcaaggagaccaCCTCTGAGGAATCCGAGGAGTCTTCGGCCACTAAGGAGATCACCCAGTTCACCCTGCCCGAATACAGAGAGACTCGAACCGTCCATATTGGGGACAACCGGGACGAGATTCTCATTGACTCTCACCAGGCTGCTCTGTCTATCGAGTCCTTTGACAACGTCTTTGATGGCGCTGATTCTATGGAGAGCATGTTTGAGAAGTTGGCtattgttgttgctggtaACGAGTAG